A genome region from Candidatus Binataceae bacterium includes the following:
- a CDS encoding PHP-associated domain-containing protein → MLIDLHVHTLLSSDSSIAPEAYVEAAACGQRRLDAICFTEHRLFPADADLDRRYAELAERFSVMVFKGIEADTNLGHLLLFGVTREVLRRFDLSSRMLKSDSLIEVVHGEGGVAIPAHPFRDSGFGPQLDELCARHGAALGVIEALNGQNSPRENEAAMVAMEKLGLVGVGGSDAHFVTPKWFLTCATELEREVSDIEGLCAELRAGRARPFRFEAAAPPADE, encoded by the coding sequence ATGCTTATCGACCTGCACGTCCATACCCTGCTCTCTTCGGATTCCAGCATCGCGCCCGAAGCGTACGTCGAGGCCGCCGCGTGCGGACAGCGCCGCCTCGACGCAATCTGCTTCACCGAGCATCGCCTTTTCCCCGCTGACGCGGACCTCGATCGGCGTTACGCGGAGTTGGCGGAGCGGTTCAGCGTGATGGTCTTCAAGGGGATCGAGGCCGACACCAACCTGGGCCATCTGCTGCTGTTCGGGGTGACGCGCGAGGTGCTGCGGCGCTTCGACCTGAGCTCGCGGATGCTCAAGAGCGACTCGCTTATCGAGGTTGTCCACGGCGAGGGCGGGGTCGCTATCCCGGCGCATCCGTTTCGAGATTCGGGCTTCGGTCCGCAACTCGACGAGCTCTGCGCCCGCCACGGCGCCGCGCTCGGCGTGATCGAGGCGCTCAACGGGCAGAATTCGCCGCGCGAGAACGAAGCGGCGATGGTCGCGATGGAAAAGCTCGGGCTCGTCGGCGTGGGCGGGAGCGACGCGCACTTCGTCACGCCTAAATGGTTTCTTACCTGTGCCACCGAACTCGAGCGCGAGGTAAGCGACATCGAGGGGCTCTGCGCCGAGTTGCGCGCCGGTCGCGCCCGCCCCTTCCGCTTCGAAGCGGCGGCGCCGCCCGCGGACGAGTAG